A region from the Rhinoderma darwinii isolate aRhiDar2 chromosome 2, aRhiDar2.hap1, whole genome shotgun sequence genome encodes:
- the LOC142743671 gene encoding OX-2 membrane glycoprotein-like isoform X1 — MEKTTLFIFLVWLLYCVTCDLADVLTIVDPVKYGERLTLKCILQQPNTAVQVTWTKVTKEKNTTVATYTSESGAEISKGYEDRLWMSTLGLNETAITIFKTGIQDEGCYECIFSFLPKGSKKKEVCLTIPGELLIEKHHRVGLFQPVTLKCIERKKQSEVKEVKQVSWQKNGENIATYEKDVYIVPKYEGIFNVTMEGRAESSLTLFRANISDEGTYSCLFNIFPGGAVTGSTTLQIYEPLNVTVSKNPVAGSLKLTCVARSWPPSKISWLNVDEGSLNGTTYDGFLTVTSWILISHPDRQQMKMPKCKALYSGEEFLFSLSAGTRCRLHSLIIILVVSKMFFL; from the exons aCATTGTTTATATTTCTTGTTTGGCTACTTTATTGTGTTACCTGTGATTTAG cagatGTTTTAACTATAGTTGACCCGGTGAAGTACGGGGAAAGACTAACACTAAAGTGTATTTTACAACAACCCAATACTGCCGTGCAAGTTACATGGACAAAggttacaaaagaaaaaaacactactgtaGCCACATACACATCAGAATCCGGAGCTGAAATCAGTAAAGGATATGAGGATCGTCTCTGGATGAGCACTTTAGGTTTAAATGAGACAGCAATTACAATTTTTAAAACCGGAATTCAGGACGAAGGTTGCTATGAATGTATTTTTAGTTTCCTTCCTAAAGGGTCCAAAAAAAAAGAAGTCTGTCTAACTATTCCCG GTGAGTTGCTCATTGAAAAACATCACAGAGTCGGACTCTTTCAACCTGTGACACTAAAGTGCATTGAGAGAAAAAAACAATCTGAAGTAAAGGAGGTAAAGCAGGTATCATGGCAGAAAAATGGGGAAAACATAGCAACTTACGAAAAAGACGTATACATTGTGCCAAAATATGAAGGAATATTTAATGTGACTATGGAAGGTCGGGCCGAGTCTTCACTTACCCTGTTTAGGGCCAATATAAGCGATGAAGGAACGTACAGCTGCCTGTTCAACATCTTTCCTGGAGGAGCGGTTACAGGAAGTACAACTTTACAAATCTAtg AGCCTTTGAATGTAACAGTGTCCAAGAATCCGGTAGCTGGATCCCTTAAATTGACGTGTGTTGCCCGGAGCTGGCCCCCTTCTAAGATTTCATGGCTGAATGTAGATGAAGGATCCCTCAATGGCACCACCTATGATGGATTCTTAACGGTAACAAGCTGGATATTAATAAGCCACCCGGATCGTCAGCAGATGAAAATGCCGAAATGCAAAGCCCTTTACTCAGGTGAAGAATTCCTGTTCAGTCTGTCTGCAG
- the LOC142743671 gene encoding OX-2 membrane glycoprotein-like isoform X2, translating into MEKTTLFIFLVWLLYCVTCDLDVLTIVDPVKYGERLTLKCILQQPNTAVQVTWTKVTKEKNTTVATYTSESGAEISKGYEDRLWMSTLGLNETAITIFKTGIQDEGCYECIFSFLPKGSKKKEVCLTIPGELLIEKHHRVGLFQPVTLKCIERKKQSEVKEVKQVSWQKNGENIATYEKDVYIVPKYEGIFNVTMEGRAESSLTLFRANISDEGTYSCLFNIFPGGAVTGSTTLQIYEPLNVTVSKNPVAGSLKLTCVARSWPPSKISWLNVDEGSLNGTTYDGFLTVTSWILISHPDRQQMKMPKCKALYSGEEFLFSLSAGTRCRLHSLIIILVVSKMFFL; encoded by the exons aCATTGTTTATATTTCTTGTTTGGCTACTTTATTGTGTTACCTGTGATTTAG atGTTTTAACTATAGTTGACCCGGTGAAGTACGGGGAAAGACTAACACTAAAGTGTATTTTACAACAACCCAATACTGCCGTGCAAGTTACATGGACAAAggttacaaaagaaaaaaacactactgtaGCCACATACACATCAGAATCCGGAGCTGAAATCAGTAAAGGATATGAGGATCGTCTCTGGATGAGCACTTTAGGTTTAAATGAGACAGCAATTACAATTTTTAAAACCGGAATTCAGGACGAAGGTTGCTATGAATGTATTTTTAGTTTCCTTCCTAAAGGGTCCAAAAAAAAAGAAGTCTGTCTAACTATTCCCG GTGAGTTGCTCATTGAAAAACATCACAGAGTCGGACTCTTTCAACCTGTGACACTAAAGTGCATTGAGAGAAAAAAACAATCTGAAGTAAAGGAGGTAAAGCAGGTATCATGGCAGAAAAATGGGGAAAACATAGCAACTTACGAAAAAGACGTATACATTGTGCCAAAATATGAAGGAATATTTAATGTGACTATGGAAGGTCGGGCCGAGTCTTCACTTACCCTGTTTAGGGCCAATATAAGCGATGAAGGAACGTACAGCTGCCTGTTCAACATCTTTCCTGGAGGAGCGGTTACAGGAAGTACAACTTTACAAATCTAtg AGCCTTTGAATGTAACAGTGTCCAAGAATCCGGTAGCTGGATCCCTTAAATTGACGTGTGTTGCCCGGAGCTGGCCCCCTTCTAAGATTTCATGGCTGAATGTAGATGAAGGATCCCTCAATGGCACCACCTATGATGGATTCTTAACGGTAACAAGCTGGATATTAATAAGCCACCCGGATCGTCAGCAGATGAAAATGCCGAAATGCAAAGCCCTTTACTCAGGTGAAGAATTCCTGTTCAGTCTGTCTGCAG